The Glycine soja cultivar W05 chromosome 3, ASM419377v2, whole genome shotgun sequence genome window below encodes:
- the LOC114404939 gene encoding uncharacterized protein LOC114404939 — MELFLETNTQNYIKYHLKNFRQWQAWGFLEKLAGSGNSLGEYIFFDNELGGASAFIDQTAAISTNAALMDSWVWGAEPTGIFSTNYAYNCIRPDQLFYQPNSGFRQLWEIKIPPTALSFSWRLLWDRLPSKENLIRRQIVLQNDLCPFCQSQVESASHLFFTCHKVMLLWWEFNSWVNEDRVLHNKPMDNFLQHCSLAGLRNSNRRRKIWWIATTRSIWNLRNDMIFNNQPFDISKLVDKTIFLTWSWLRGWEKDFTVPFHQWSSNMSLSFI; from the coding sequence ATGGAACTATTCTTAGAGACAAATACCCAGAACTATATCAAATATCATCTCAAAAACTTCAGACAGTGGCAAGCATGGGGATTTTTGGAGAAACTAGCTGGGAGTGGAAATTCTCTTGGAGAATATATCTTTTTTGACAATGAATTGGGGGGAGCCTCAGCTTTTATTGACCAGACTGCAGCAATAAGTACCAATGCAGCCTTGATGGATTCTTGGGTGTGGGGAGCTGAACCAACGGGGATCTTTTCTACAAATTATGCTTATAATTGTATCAGACCTGATCAACTATTCTATCAGCCAAATAGTGGCTTCAGACAGCTATGGGAAATCAAAATCCCCCCCACAGCTTTATCCTTTTCTTGGAGATTACTCTGGGATAGGCTTCCTTCTAAGGAAAACCTAATCAGGAGGCAGATTGTCCTTCAAAATGACCTTTGCCCCTTCTGCCAAAGCCAAGTCGAATCTGCTTCCCACCTATTTTTCACTTGTCATAAAGTTATGCTTTTGTGGTGGGAATTCAACTCATGGGTGAATGAAGATAGAGTTCTACACAATAAGCCTATGGATAACTTTCTTCAGCACTGCTCATTGGCTGGCTTGAGGAATTCCAACAGAAGGAGGAAGATATGGTGGATAGCAACTACAAGATCCATATGGAATCTCAGAAAtgacatgatttttaataatcagCCTTTTGACATCTCTAAATTGGTGGACAAAACAATCTTTCTCACTTGGTCTTGGTTGAGGGGATGGGAAAAGGATTTCACTGTTCCTTTTCACCAATGGTCCTCAAATATGTCTTTGTCTTTTATCTAG